A single genomic interval of Gossypium raimondii isolate GPD5lz chromosome 11, ASM2569854v1, whole genome shotgun sequence harbors:
- the LOC105761167 gene encoding protein transport protein Sec24-like At3g07100, with product MGTENPGRPNFPMRPPPGPFASAPPTMTPFSSSRPTPPSAPPTMTPFSSAGPRPLARFSDQSVPPPPITSVPPVGGPYQQFPTSPFPSTAQSPPIRAPPEGQPPFQPRASQVSASSVSFPPQSQVPPVPMGSSPQSVNFSPSGVNVPQPPTGSLFSGPRPNIQPTFSPPDSSYSATKSNFQPPFPGYPSKKPAVSQAPSPFPAQQGSFMPPPPASSSPFSSQQGSYAPPPPVAASLGYQSRGQMQHPSSAPPIGGIQSLTEDFSSLSLASLPGSIDPGCDHRTLPRPLDGDEEPSSFTKMYPMNCNPRYLRLTTSGIPSSQSLASRWHLTLGAVVCPLAEDPEGEEVPVINYISTGIIRCRRCHAYVNPYVTFTDAGRKWRCNICALLNDVPGDYFANLDATGRRIDLDQRPELLKGSVEFVAPTDYMNRPPMPPLYFFLIDVSLPAVRSGMIGVVAQTIRSCLDELPGFPRTQIGFITYDSTIHFYNMKSSLAQPQMMVVSDLDDMFVPLPDDLLVNLSESRNVVETFLDSLPSMFQDNVNVESAFGPAVKAAFMVMSQLGGKLLIFQNTLPSLGVGRLKLRGDDLRAYGTDKEHLLRLPEGSFYKQMAADLTKYQIGVNVYAFSDKYTDIASLGTLAKYTGGQVYYYPNFQSSIHGEKLRHELVRDLTRETAWEAVMRIRCGKGIRCTSYHGNFMQRSTDLLALPTVDCDKAYAVQLSLEETLLTTQTVYLQAVLLYTASCGERRIRVHTAAAPVVTDLGEMYRQADTGAIFSLFCRLAIEKTLTNKLEDARNSLQLRIVKALREYRNLYAVQHRLGSRMIYPDSLKFLCSYGLALSKSVPLKGGYADAQLDERCGAGFTMMALPVKRLLKLLYPSLIRIDEYLLKPSAQTDDFKNIMKRLPLVAESLDSRGLYLYDDGFRFVIWFGRMLSPDVAKNLLGADFAAELSKVILSEHDNEMSRRLMRILKKLRESDPSYYQLPYLVRQGEQPKEGLLLLVNLLEDQMGGTSGYVDWIMQIHRQVQQNT from the exons ATGGGGACTGAAAACCCTGGTCGTCCGAATTTTCCCATGAGACCTCCCCCTGGCCCTTTTGCTTCTGCTCCGCCAACTATGACACCTTTTTCATCATCTAGACCTACCCCACCAAGTGCTCCCCCAACTATGACTCCTTTCTCATCAGCTGGACCTAGACCGCTAGCTCGTTTTAGCGATCAGTCAGTACCACCTCCACCCATAACATCTGTTCCACCTGTTGGGGGACCTTATCAGCAATTTCCAACATCACCGTTTCCTTCAACAGCTCAATCCCCCCCTATACGTGCACCACCCGAGGGGCAGCCACCATTTCAACCTCGTGCCAGTCAAGTATCTGCTTCATCTGTTTCTTTCCCTCCACAATCACAAGTACCACCAGTGCCAATGGGATCTTCACCACAATCTGTAAATTTTTCTCCATCTGGTGTGAATGTTCCTCAACCTCCAACAGGTTCATTGTTTTCGGGGCCTAGACCCAATATTCAGCCAACTTTCTCCCCTCCAGATTCATCTTATTCTGCCACCAAATCCAATTTCCAGCCACCTTTTCCTGGATATCCAAGCAAGAAACCTGCAGTTTCACAAGCACCTTCACCTTTTCCTGCTCAGCAAGGAAGTTTTATGCCTCCTCCACCAGCATCATCTTCTCCCTTTTCTAGTCAGCAAGGAAGTTATGCTCCTCCCCCACCAGTAGCTGCTTCCTTGGGCTACCAGTCAAGGGGCCAAATGCAGCATCCTAGCTCTGCACCTCCTATTGGTGGCATCCAAAGCTTGACAGAAGATTTTAGTTCACTCTCTCTTGCATCTTTGCCTGGATCAATTGATCCTGGATGCGATCATAGAACACTTCCTAGGCCGTTGGATGGTGATGAGGAGCCAAGTTCTTTCACCAAGATGTATCCTATGAACTGCAATCCCAGATACCTAAGGCTTACTACAAGTGGCATACCATCTTCTCAGTCTTTAGCTTCAAGATGGCATTTGACTCTTGGAGCTGTTGTCTGTCCTCTTGCGGAGGATCCTGAAGGG GAGGAAGTGCCAGTCATTAATTACATTTCAACTGGCATTATTCGCTGTAGAAGATGTCACGCATATGTGAATCCCTATGTCACTTTTACAGATGCTGGAAGAAAGTGGCGCTGCAACATCTGCGCTTTACTAAATGATG TTCCTGGTGACTATTTTGCCAACTTGGATGCCACTGGCAGAAGAATTGATTTGGATCAGCGGCCTGAACTTCTAAAAGGCAGTGTGGAATTTGTTGCACCAACTGATTACATGAATCGGCCACCAATGCCGCCactatatttttttctcattgatGTTTCACTACCTGCAGTAAGAAGTGGCATGATTGGG GTTGTTGCTCAAACTATCCGTTCGTGTTTGGATGAGCTGCCTGGTTTCCCCAGAACACAGATTGGTTTTATTACTTATGACAGCACGATTCATTTTTACAACATGAAG TCGTCTCTTGCACAGCCTCAAATGATGGTAGTTTCAGATCTGGATGATATGTTTGTCCCATTGCCAGATGATCTCCTTGTCAACTTATCTGAATCAAGAAATGTTGTTGAAACATTCCTGGATAGCTTGCCGTCTATGTTTCAGGACAATGTGAATGTGGAATCTGCTTTTGGTCCTGCAGTTAAGGCAGCATTCATGGTTATG AGTCAACTCGGAGGTAAGTTGCTAATTTTCCAGAACACATTGCCTTCCCTGGGAGTTGGACGCTTGAAGTTGCGTGGAGATGATCTTCGTGCGTATGGAACTGATAAGGAACATTTATTGCGATTACCGGAAGGTTCCTTCTACAAGCAAATGGCAGCTGATCTTACAAAGTACCAGATAGGGGTTAATGTTTATGCTTTTAGTGATAAATACACTGACATAGCTTCCTTAG GAACCCTGGCAAAGTATACTGGAGGTCAGGTATATTATTATCCGAACTTCCAATCAAGCATTCATGGTGAGAAATTGAGGCATGAATTAGTCAGAGATCTTACTAGGGAGACTGCCTGGGAAGCAGTTATGCGCATAAGATGTGGAAAAG GAATTCGATGTACATCTTATCATGGGAACTTTATGCAGAGGTCCACAGATTTATTAGCACTTCCGACTGTAGATTGTGATAAAGCATATGCAGTGCAGTTATCCCTTGAGGAGACACTGCTTACAACTCAGACAGTATATCTCCAAGCTGTTCTACT ATACACTGCATCCTGCGGAGAGAGGCGCATCAGAGTGCATACAGCAGCTGCCCCTGTTGTTACAGATCTAGGGGAGATGTACCGACAGGCTGACACCGGTGccatcttttctttattttgtagGCTAG CAATTGAGAAAACATTGACCAATAAACTTGAAGACGCTAGAAATTCTTTGCAACTAAGGATTGTAAAAGCACTCAGAGAATATCGCAATCTCTATGCTGTGCAGCATCGCTTGGGATCTAGGATGATTTATCCAGATTCTCTAAAGTTCCTGTGTTCGTATGGATTGGCACTCTCTAAATCAGTACCTCTAAAAGGAGGATATGCTGATGCTCAACTTGATGAGCGTTGTGGAGCAGGTTTCACCATGATGGCATTGCCTGTTAAAAGGTTGTTGAAGCTTCTATACCCTAGCTTGATTCGAATTGATGAGTATCTTTTGAAG CCATCTGCTCAAACTgacgatttcaaaaacattatgAAGAGATTGCCTTTGGTTGCTGAAAGCCTAGATTcaagaggcctctatttatatgATGATGGCTTCCGCTTTGTCATATGGTTTGGTAGAATGCTTTCGCCTGATGTAGCTAAGAATTTACTCGGGGCAGATTTTGCAGCAGAATTATCAAAG GTTATCCTTAGTGAGCATGATAATGAAATGTCAAGAAGGCTGATGAGGATATTGAAGAAACTAAGAGAGAGTGACCCTTCATATTATCAACTTCCTTATCTTGTAAGACAAGGTGAACAACCCAAGGAAGGTTTGCTGCTTCTCGTAAATCTTCTTGAGGACCAGATGGGTGGCACCAGTGGTTACGTTGATTGGATAATGCAAATACATCGGCAAGTCCAGCAAAACACATGA